One genomic window of Microbacterium testaceum StLB037 includes the following:
- a CDS encoding FAD-dependent oxidoreductase, translating to MRTHTADFDLVVVGGGLAGVSAAIAAARLGRRVALVNNRPVLGGNSSSEVRVWVCGATAHGNQRWARENGIIGELYLENQYRNPDGNPVHWDDVVLDAVRAEPNITLLLNTDVRDVVATGPEGARRIESVTGWTMGAETETVFRAPLFLDGTGDGLIGHLAGARARLGKEAREEFDEDWAPEEAERTFLGSTLLFYTKDVGHPVRFVAPDSAKAIRDTPIPSSRIIRSGDSGAHYWWIEWGGELDIVHDNERIRDELRSVILGIWDHIKNSGEFDAENLDLEWIGNVPGKREYRRLIGDYTLHQRDVLEQTRFDDGVAFGGWSIDLHPTEGMYSTGAGAVQRFSNGVFEIPYRSLYSADVDNLLMAGRDISATHIAFGAARVMATCAAMGEAAGTAAALALTHGTSPRGVYENHRVELRQLLLRQDAPLIGVADADPADLALAARVSASGARDGLGPHATAPSEPYPLAHDVGIVVPVHPRLDGIELLVASESDTELEVEVFSTGLAQNVVPEHLEHRVSVPVSAGDARWVTAPVRWEPESPANAVIVVRAQPGVTLFTTDDLPPGILTLVHTSDADDQNVHVSLDELLVQWPTKPLRGRSIVFRATAPSEALAPDRAVGGYQRPFGGPNAWASRPLAEEPAWLRLDWDEPVRPREIVLVFDDDPDVELNTLHHHRDPHLVMPSLVRDYRVEVQTVDGAWHTVAEVTDNRRRRRVHPVAPELGAVTAARVTITATNGSPEARVVAFRVQE from the coding sequence ATGCGTACACACACAGCCGACTTCGACCTCGTCGTGGTCGGCGGGGGACTCGCCGGAGTCTCCGCCGCCATCGCCGCCGCGCGCCTCGGTCGCCGCGTCGCCCTCGTCAACAACCGCCCGGTGCTCGGCGGTAACTCCTCCTCGGAGGTCCGCGTCTGGGTCTGCGGGGCGACCGCCCACGGCAACCAGCGGTGGGCCCGAGAGAACGGCATCATCGGCGAGCTCTACCTCGAGAACCAGTACCGCAACCCCGACGGCAACCCCGTGCACTGGGACGACGTCGTGCTCGACGCCGTCCGCGCCGAGCCGAACATCACGCTGCTGCTCAACACCGACGTGCGCGATGTCGTGGCCACCGGGCCCGAGGGTGCTCGCCGCATCGAGTCGGTGACGGGCTGGACCATGGGGGCCGAGACCGAGACGGTGTTCCGGGCGCCGCTGTTCCTCGACGGCACCGGTGACGGGCTCATCGGACACCTCGCCGGCGCGCGCGCCCGTCTGGGGAAAGAAGCACGCGAGGAGTTCGACGAGGACTGGGCCCCGGAAGAAGCCGAGCGCACCTTCCTCGGCTCGACGCTCCTCTTCTACACGAAGGACGTCGGCCACCCCGTCCGCTTCGTCGCCCCCGACTCCGCCAAGGCCATCCGCGACACCCCGATCCCCTCGTCGCGCATCATCCGCAGCGGAGACAGCGGGGCGCACTACTGGTGGATCGAGTGGGGCGGTGAGCTCGACATCGTCCACGACAACGAGCGCATCCGCGACGAGCTGCGCTCGGTGATCCTCGGCATCTGGGATCACATCAAGAACTCGGGCGAGTTCGACGCCGAGAACCTCGACCTCGAGTGGATCGGCAACGTGCCCGGCAAGCGCGAGTACCGCCGGCTCATCGGGGACTACACGCTGCACCAGCGCGACGTCCTCGAGCAGACGCGCTTCGACGACGGCGTCGCCTTCGGCGGCTGGTCGATCGACCTTCACCCGACCGAGGGGATGTACTCCACCGGCGCCGGCGCGGTGCAGCGCTTCTCGAACGGTGTCTTCGAGATCCCGTACCGCTCCCTCTACTCCGCCGATGTCGACAACCTGCTCATGGCCGGCCGCGACATCTCGGCGACCCATATCGCCTTCGGCGCCGCCCGCGTGATGGCCACGTGCGCCGCGATGGGGGAGGCGGCGGGCACCGCGGCCGCGCTCGCGCTGACCCACGGCACCTCGCCGCGCGGGGTCTACGAGAACCACCGCGTCGAGCTGCGGCAACTGCTGCTGCGACAGGACGCCCCGCTCATCGGCGTGGCCGACGCGGATCCCGCCGACCTCGCGCTCGCCGCGCGCGTCTCGGCGTCCGGCGCGCGCGACGGCCTCGGGCCGCACGCGACCGCGCCGAGCGAGCCGTATCCCCTCGCGCACGACGTCGGCATCGTCGTCCCCGTGCACCCGCGCCTCGACGGGATCGAGCTCCTCGTCGCGAGCGAGAGCGACACCGAGCTCGAGGTCGAGGTGTTCTCGACCGGCCTCGCGCAGAACGTCGTCCCCGAGCACCTCGAGCACCGGGTCTCGGTCCCCGTCTCGGCGGGGGACGCCCGCTGGGTCACCGCCCCCGTGCGCTGGGAGCCCGAGAGTCCCGCGAACGCCGTGATCGTGGTCCGCGCCCAGCCCGGCGTGACGCTGTTCACGACGGATGACCTGCCCCCCGGCATCCTGACCCTGGTCCACACCTCGGATGCCGACGACCAGAACGTGCACGTCAGCCTCGACGAGCTGCTGGTGCAGTGGCCGACGAAGCCGTTGCGCGGCCGTTCGATCGTGTTCCGCGCGACCGCGCCGTCCGAGGCCCTCGCCCCCGATCGCGCGGTGGGTGGGTACCAGCGGCCCTTCGGCGGTCCGAACGCCTGGGCCTCGCGACCCCTCGCGGAGGAGCCCGCGTGGCTCCGCCTCGACTGGGACGAGCCCGTGCGCCCGCGCGAGATCGTCCTCGTTTTCGACGACGATCCCGACGTCGAGCTGAACACGCTGCACCACCACCGCGACCCGCACCTGGTGATGCCCTCGCTCGTCCGCGACTACCGGGTCGAGGTGCAGACAGTCGACGGCGCCTGGCACACGGTGGCCGAGGTGACCGACAACCGTCGGCGCCGCCGGGTCCACCCCGTCGCGCCCGAGCTCGGCGCGGTGACCGCGGCTCGCGTGACGATCACCGCGACCAACGGATCCCCCGAGGCGCGGGTCGTCGCCTTCCGCGTCCAGGAGTGA
- a CDS encoding LacI family DNA-binding transcriptional regulator, with the protein MTDSPSTARRVSPLTRRERTGIVALAVPNLEEPYFAELTTLLARGAEARGLSILIQQTEGDHQREIDIANGVGLPATDGLIHIPRSLTVGDLTRRTSPGPLVLLGEHIAVSPFTHVSIDNRRTADLATSHLASVGCRRVAFIGPRLSRPSDAADQRFTGYRDAVARLGIADDAGLIVAVDAFTPEEGVAALRRLHAAGTPFDGVVCSNDSVAFGVLAALHEVGLSVPEDVAVIGIDNVHAATYSVPALTSVAPDDQGIVEAAFTELDRQMAAPPGADVPVRHIVVDATVIARASTAR; encoded by the coding sequence ATGACCGATTCCCCCTCGACGGCGCGGCGGGTCTCTCCCCTGACCCGGCGGGAGCGCACCGGGATCGTCGCCCTCGCCGTCCCCAACCTCGAGGAGCCCTACTTCGCCGAGCTGACGACGTTGCTGGCGCGCGGGGCGGAGGCGCGGGGGCTGTCGATCCTCATCCAGCAGACCGAGGGCGACCACCAGCGCGAGATCGACATCGCCAACGGCGTGGGGCTGCCCGCGACCGACGGTCTCATCCACATCCCGCGTTCGCTCACCGTGGGCGACCTCACCCGTCGCACCTCGCCGGGACCGCTCGTGCTCCTCGGCGAGCACATCGCCGTGAGCCCGTTCACGCATGTCTCGATCGACAACCGGCGCACGGCAGACCTCGCGACCTCGCACCTGGCATCCGTCGGGTGCCGTCGGGTCGCCTTCATCGGTCCGCGCCTTTCCCGACCCTCGGATGCCGCGGACCAGCGCTTCACCGGGTACCGCGACGCGGTCGCCCGCCTCGGTATCGCCGACGACGCCGGACTGATCGTCGCGGTCGACGCCTTCACCCCCGAAGAGGGAGTCGCAGCCCTCCGTCGGTTGCACGCGGCGGGGACCCCCTTCGACGGGGTCGTGTGCTCGAACGACTCCGTCGCGTTCGGCGTGCTCGCCGCGCTCCACGAGGTGGGGCTCTCGGTTCCGGAGGATGTCGCGGTGATCGGCATCGACAACGTGCACGCCGCGACCTACTCGGTGCCGGCGCTCACCTCGGTCGCCCCCGACGACCAGGGCATCGTCGAGGCGGCTTTCACCGAGCTCGATCGCCAGATGGCCGCGCCCCCGGGAGCCGACGTCCCCGTGCGGCACATCGTGGTGGATGCCACGGTGATCGCGCGCGCGAGCACGGCCCGGTGA
- a CDS encoding DeoR/GlpR family DNA-binding transcription regulator, translated as MLAAERRSRLLAEVRRHGAAAVPDLAAALGVSEMTIRRDLDVLAADGHVDKVRGGARHPRPGDAPARDLTAQSRRNGAEKTAIARRAATLVEPGMSVGLSGGSSTWALARELRGVADLTIVTNSLPVADVFARPDRADEPYTQTVVLTGGVRTPTDALVGPVAVASLEHLHCDVVFLGVRGMELTAGLTTSNLLEAETNRALVAAGARAVVLADHSKWGAVGLTTIVDLNEVDLVVTDAGIAADDEEVLRAHVAELWVAPLASADD; from the coding sequence GTGCTCGCCGCCGAACGCCGATCCCGCCTGCTGGCGGAGGTGCGCCGTCACGGAGCCGCGGCCGTGCCGGACCTCGCCGCCGCCCTCGGCGTGAGCGAGATGACGATCCGCCGCGACCTCGACGTCCTCGCCGCCGACGGTCACGTCGACAAGGTGCGCGGGGGCGCCCGTCACCCGCGTCCCGGCGACGCTCCCGCTCGCGACCTGACCGCGCAGTCGCGCCGCAACGGCGCGGAGAAGACCGCGATCGCGCGCCGCGCCGCGACCCTCGTCGAACCGGGCATGTCGGTGGGGCTCAGCGGCGGCTCGTCGACGTGGGCGCTCGCGCGCGAGCTGCGCGGTGTCGCCGACCTCACGATCGTCACCAACTCGCTCCCCGTCGCCGACGTCTTCGCGCGTCCGGACCGCGCCGACGAGCCCTACACGCAGACCGTCGTCCTGACCGGCGGAGTCCGCACGCCGACCGACGCTCTCGTCGGGCCGGTGGCCGTGGCATCCCTCGAGCACCTGCACTGCGACGTCGTCTTCCTCGGAGTTCGCGGCATGGAGCTGACGGCGGGTCTGACCACCTCGAACCTGCTCGAGGCCGAGACGAATCGCGCGCTCGTCGCCGCGGGCGCTCGCGCCGTCGTGCTCGCCGACCATTCGAAGTGGGGCGCGGTGGGGCTCACGACCATCGTCGACCTGAACGAGGTCGACCTCGTGGTCACCGACGCCGGCATCGCGGCCGACGACGAAGAGGTGCTCCGCGCCCACGTCGCCGAGCTGTGGGTGGCGCCGCTCGCGTCCGCCGACGACTGA
- a CDS encoding acetylxylan esterase, whose translation MTGATIEPGDGDYGFDLAALRAVPPVPPPSGFAQRWRSWYDEALAVDPDPRVRPLGRREGRDLFAVEHVVSGGLRLGGWFATAEDGHRTRVGIVHSHGYGGREDPEFDRVPADAAVFFALARGQGRLNTGIGAPTPAEGHVLHGIRSVDDYVLGRCAVDLWHAGTAIRALAGDVPLYLVGESFGGGIGALALPWDERLVGATLIVPSFGQYDLRLRMPCEGSGERVRQYVAAHPSAREVLRFFDASTAAGFARVPVRVEAALRDRHVPPPGQFAVANAIDAAPEAELELAVLPYGHREYDGLAEVRAAAFAATRDHISRSITR comes from the coding sequence GTGACGGGCGCGACGATCGAGCCGGGCGACGGCGACTACGGCTTCGACCTCGCGGCGCTCCGGGCCGTGCCGCCGGTGCCGCCCCCATCCGGCTTCGCGCAGCGGTGGCGGTCCTGGTACGACGAGGCGCTCGCGGTCGACCCCGACCCGCGCGTGCGTCCGCTCGGCCGCCGCGAGGGGCGCGATCTGTTCGCGGTGGAGCACGTCGTCTCGGGCGGGCTGCGCCTCGGCGGCTGGTTCGCCACGGCCGAGGACGGGCACCGGACCCGCGTCGGGATCGTGCACAGCCACGGCTACGGCGGCCGCGAGGACCCCGAATTCGACCGCGTCCCCGCCGATGCGGCGGTCTTCTTCGCTCTCGCCCGGGGTCAGGGCCGCCTGAACACCGGGATCGGTGCGCCCACACCCGCCGAGGGACATGTGCTGCACGGCATCCGGTCCGTCGACGACTACGTCCTCGGCCGCTGCGCGGTCGATCTGTGGCACGCCGGAACCGCGATACGCGCGCTCGCCGGGGACGTGCCCCTGTACCTCGTGGGCGAGAGCTTCGGGGGCGGGATCGGTGCGCTCGCGCTGCCCTGGGACGAGCGGCTCGTCGGGGCGACGCTGATCGTGCCGAGCTTCGGCCAGTACGACCTGCGGCTGCGGATGCCGTGCGAGGGGAGCGGGGAACGGGTGCGGCAGTACGTCGCGGCGCACCCCTCCGCGCGCGAGGTGCTGCGCTTCTTCGACGCCTCGACCGCGGCCGGCTTCGCGCGCGTGCCGGTGCGGGTGGAGGCGGCGCTGCGCGATCGGCACGTGCCCCCGCCCGGGCAGTTCGCCGTCGCGAACGCGATCGACGCGGCCCCCGAGGCCGAGCTCGAGCTCGCCGTCCTCCCGTACGGGCATCGCGAGTACGACGGCCTCGCCGAGGTGCGCGCCGCCGCGTTCGCCGCCACCCGCGATCACATCTCCCGTTCCATCACCCGCTGA
- a CDS encoding acetylxylan esterase: MPQFDLPLDQLETFRPPRDEPADFDRFWADTLVEARAAGWEPRFRPVPAAESGVGGVEVDDVEFAGFGGHPVRGWLLRPRGPGGPLPCVVQYIGYNSGRGLAHQHTLLPSAGLAVLVMDTRGQTSGALPGATPDPVGSAPHPSGRLTDGLDDPAHAYYRRVFCDAVRAVDAVRAHPAIDPDRIAVWGGSQGGGIALAAAALTEGLVAAAVDFPFLSAIRRAVALTDAAPYSELVTYLQTRRGDEDAVFRALSYIDGVNFAARSSVPALFSVGLRDAVCPPSTVFAAYNHYAGEKSIRVYPYNGHEGGGPHHQLVVLGELTRRLAP; the protein is encoded by the coding sequence ATGCCGCAGTTTGACCTTCCGCTCGACCAGCTCGAGACGTTCCGTCCTCCGCGCGACGAGCCCGCCGACTTCGATCGGTTCTGGGCCGACACGCTCGTCGAGGCGCGCGCCGCCGGGTGGGAACCGCGGTTCCGCCCCGTCCCGGCCGCCGAGAGCGGGGTCGGCGGCGTCGAGGTCGACGACGTGGAGTTCGCGGGCTTCGGCGGCCACCCCGTGCGGGGATGGCTGCTCCGACCTCGCGGGCCGGGCGGTCCGCTTCCCTGCGTCGTGCAGTACATCGGGTACAACTCGGGCCGCGGTCTCGCGCACCAGCACACGCTGCTGCCGAGCGCGGGCCTTGCCGTCCTCGTGATGGACACACGCGGACAGACCAGCGGCGCCCTCCCCGGGGCGACTCCCGACCCGGTGGGGAGCGCCCCGCACCCCTCCGGGCGGTTGACCGACGGCCTCGACGACCCCGCGCACGCGTACTACCGCCGCGTGTTCTGCGACGCGGTCCGCGCCGTCGACGCCGTCCGCGCGCACCCCGCGATCGACCCGGACCGCATCGCCGTGTGGGGCGGGAGCCAGGGCGGCGGCATCGCGCTCGCGGCGGCCGCGCTCACCGAGGGGCTCGTCGCGGCGGCGGTCGACTTCCCATTCCTCAGCGCGATCCGCCGCGCGGTCGCCCTCACCGACGCGGCCCCGTACAGCGAGCTCGTCACCTACCTGCAGACGCGGCGCGGCGACGAAGACGCGGTCTTCCGCGCGCTGTCGTACATCGACGGGGTGAACTTCGCCGCCCGCTCGAGCGTGCCCGCGCTCTTCTCGGTGGGACTTCGGGATGCCGTGTGCCCGCCGTCCACGGTGTTCGCCGCCTACAACCACTACGCGGGAGAGAAGAGCATCCGCGTCTATCCGTACAACGGCCACGAGGGTGGCGGACCGCACCACCAGCTCGTGGTGCTCGGGGAGCTCACGCGCCGCCTCGCGCCGTAG
- a CDS encoding sugar phosphate isomerase/epimerase family protein encodes MTRPITLFTGQWADLPFEEVARLAGEWGYDGLEIACWGDHLDPWRWDDDAYVQGKLDVLERNGLTVRAIANHLKGQAVCDDPIDQRHRDIVSDRVWGDGDPEGVRQRAAEEMKNTARLAAKLGVKIVTGFTGSSIWKYVAMFPPATEEMVDAGYRDFADRWNPILDVFDEVGVRFAHEVHPSEIAYDYWTAMQALEAIGHREAFGLNWDPSHMVWQDIDPVAFLWDFRDRIIHVHCKDTKKRLTNGRNGRLASHLPWADPRRGWDFISTGHGDVPWEDAFRMLNAIGYDGPLSVEWEDAGMDRLVGAPEALAFVRRLSTYEPSGAAFDAAFSRH; translated from the coding sequence ATGACGCGACCGATCACGCTGTTCACCGGCCAGTGGGCCGACCTGCCCTTCGAGGAGGTCGCGCGCCTCGCCGGAGAGTGGGGCTACGACGGCCTCGAGATCGCCTGCTGGGGCGATCACCTCGACCCGTGGCGGTGGGACGACGACGCCTACGTGCAGGGCAAGCTCGACGTCCTCGAGCGAAACGGGCTCACGGTGCGGGCCATCGCCAACCACCTGAAGGGCCAGGCCGTCTGCGACGACCCCATCGACCAGCGGCACCGCGACATCGTCTCGGACCGGGTGTGGGGCGACGGCGACCCCGAGGGCGTCCGTCAGCGGGCCGCCGAGGAGATGAAGAACACCGCGCGCCTGGCCGCGAAGCTCGGCGTCAAGATCGTCACGGGGTTCACGGGATCGAGCATCTGGAAGTACGTCGCCATGTTCCCGCCCGCCACGGAGGAGATGGTGGATGCCGGCTACCGCGACTTCGCGGACCGGTGGAACCCCATCCTCGACGTCTTCGACGAGGTGGGCGTGCGCTTCGCGCATGAGGTGCACCCCTCGGAGATCGCCTACGACTACTGGACGGCGATGCAGGCCCTCGAGGCCATCGGGCACCGCGAGGCGTTCGGGCTGAACTGGGACCCCTCGCACATGGTGTGGCAGGACATCGATCCGGTCGCGTTCCTGTGGGACTTCCGGGACCGGATCATCCACGTGCACTGCAAGGACACGAAGAAGCGCCTCACGAACGGCCGCAACGGCCGCCTGGCCTCGCACCTCCCCTGGGCGGATCCGCGCCGCGGATGGGACTTCATCTCGACCGGCCACGGCGACGTGCCGTGGGAGGACGCGTTCCGGATGCTGAACGCGATCGGCTACGACGGCCCACTGTCGGTCGAGTGGGAGGACGCCGGCATGGACCGCCTCGTCGGCGCGCCCGAGGCGCTTGCCTTCGTGCGGAGACTGTCGACCTACGAGCCGTCGGGGGCGGCGTTCGACGCGGCCTTCAGCCGGCACTGA
- a CDS encoding Gfo/Idh/MocA family protein, which translates to MIGAGFMGAAHSQGWRVAPRFFDLPLSPEMSVLVGRDADRTRAAAETWGWADTSTDWREAITRDDIDVVDIVTPGDSHAEIALAALAAGKHVLCEKPLANAVDEAERMTAAAEEARTRGIRSMVGFTYRRVPAATFARDLVRSGRLGEIRQVRAEYLQDWLSDAEAPLTWRLDRDRAGSGSLGDIGAHAVDLTEFITGQRLARVSGVLETIVAERPVLASSSGLSGSAGTERGPVTVDDVALFTGRLESGALASFEATRFRTGRKNALRIEVSGSLGALAFDLERMNELEVYDATAPETEQGFRRILVTEPGHPYAGAWWPTGHMLGYEHGFSHQAKDFVEAIAEGADPRPSFADGLHVQRVLDAVARSSDADSVWVDVDTDTETSRDERTSR; encoded by the coding sequence ATGATCGGCGCCGGCTTCATGGGCGCCGCCCACTCCCAGGGCTGGCGCGTCGCGCCCCGCTTCTTCGACCTCCCCCTCTCCCCCGAGATGAGCGTGCTCGTCGGTCGCGACGCCGACCGCACCCGCGCCGCCGCGGAGACCTGGGGCTGGGCCGACACCTCCACCGACTGGCGCGAGGCCATCACGCGCGACGACATCGACGTCGTCGACATCGTCACCCCCGGCGACTCGCACGCCGAGATCGCCCTCGCCGCGCTCGCGGCCGGCAAGCACGTCCTCTGCGAGAAGCCCCTCGCCAACGCCGTCGACGAAGCGGAGCGCATGACCGCGGCGGCGGAAGAGGCTCGGACCCGTGGCATCCGGTCGATGGTCGGATTCACGTACCGTCGGGTCCCGGCCGCGACCTTCGCCCGTGACCTCGTGCGCTCGGGCCGCCTCGGGGAGATCCGCCAGGTGCGCGCCGAGTACCTGCAGGACTGGCTGAGCGACGCCGAGGCGCCGCTCACCTGGCGCCTCGACCGGGACCGCGCCGGCTCCGGGTCGCTCGGAGACATCGGTGCGCACGCGGTCGACCTCACCGAGTTCATCACCGGGCAGCGCCTCGCGCGGGTGTCGGGCGTGCTCGAGACGATCGTCGCGGAGCGACCGGTCCTGGCATCCTCGTCCGGCCTCTCGGGGTCGGCCGGGACCGAGCGCGGCCCGGTCACGGTCGATGACGTCGCCCTGTTCACCGGACGGCTCGAGTCGGGAGCCCTCGCCTCGTTCGAAGCGACCCGCTTCCGCACGGGCCGCAAGAACGCCCTCCGTATCGAGGTCTCGGGCTCCCTCGGGGCCCTCGCGTTCGATCTCGAGCGGATGAACGAGCTCGAGGTCTACGACGCCACCGCTCCCGAGACCGAGCAGGGCTTCCGTCGCATCCTCGTCACCGAACCCGGACACCCCTACGCCGGCGCCTGGTGGCCCACCGGACACATGCTCGGCTACGAGCACGGCTTCTCGCACCAGGCGAAGGATTTCGTGGAGGCGATCGCCGAAGGCGCCGACCCGCGGCCGTCGTTCGCGGACGGCCTGCACGTGCAGCGCGTGCTCGACGCCGTCGCCCGCAGCTCCGACGCGGACAGCGTGTGGGTCGACGTCGACACCGACACTGAGACATCCCGCGACGAAAGGACCTCGCGATGA
- a CDS encoding substrate-binding domain-containing protein codes for MHARTASRSRLVLTGVAALAALGLLTGCTGSSSEAENIVDQGTTTEENAATGDTVTIGFSGPAADHGWLGAINSGALAAAESFPDVDLQVAEGTNDVNAQIAAVETFINNKVDAIVLLPSDGAALTEVATRAMEAGIPVINVDREFSSPFAARTTVLGDNYGMGVSAGTYICEQLSGQSDAVVAEIAGIDSLPLTQDRSAGFKDALSDCGLEVGPRVAADFTVQGGEASTSQLLSANPKIDAIWNHDDDQGIGVLAAITAAGRDEFFMVGGAGSKNAMEAIQAGDTPLQATVIYPSTQAADGIALARLIAQKKTAGDLITPSVPNRIVLDAPVVTKDNVSSYIDLAFES; via the coding sequence ATGCACGCACGCACAGCCTCTCGCTCGCGACTCGTCCTGACCGGCGTGGCCGCCCTCGCCGCCCTCGGTCTGCTCACCGGCTGCACCGGCTCGAGCAGCGAGGCCGAGAACATCGTCGACCAGGGCACCACGACCGAGGAGAACGCCGCGACGGGCGATACGGTCACCATCGGCTTCTCCGGCCCCGCCGCCGACCACGGCTGGCTCGGTGCCATCAACTCCGGTGCGCTCGCCGCCGCGGAGAGCTTCCCCGACGTCGACCTCCAGGTCGCCGAGGGCACCAACGACGTCAACGCGCAGATCGCCGCGGTGGAGACCTTCATCAACAACAAGGTGGATGCCATCGTGCTCCTCCCCAGCGACGGGGCGGCGCTCACCGAGGTCGCCACGCGCGCCATGGAGGCCGGCATCCCGGTCATCAACGTCGACCGCGAGTTCTCGAGCCCCTTCGCCGCCCGCACGACCGTGCTCGGCGACAACTACGGCATGGGCGTCAGCGCCGGTACGTACATCTGCGAGCAGCTGAGCGGACAGAGCGACGCGGTCGTCGCCGAGATCGCCGGCATCGACTCGCTCCCGCTCACGCAGGACCGCTCGGCCGGCTTCAAGGACGCGCTGTCGGACTGCGGTCTCGAGGTCGGCCCGCGCGTCGCCGCCGACTTCACGGTCCAGGGCGGCGAGGCATCCACCTCCCAGCTGCTCTCGGCCAACCCGAAGATCGACGCCATCTGGAACCACGACGACGACCAGGGCATCGGCGTGCTCGCCGCGATCACGGCCGCGGGACGCGACGAGTTCTTCATGGTCGGCGGCGCGGGCAGCAAGAACGCCATGGAGGCGATCCAGGCCGGAGACACCCCGCTGCAGGCGACGGTGATCTACCCCTCGACCCAGGCTGCGGACGGCATCGCGCTGGCCCGCCTGATCGCGCAGAAGAAGACCGCGGGCGACCTCATCACCCCGAGCGTCCCGAACCGTATCGTTCTGGATGCACCGGTCGTGACGAAGGACAACGTCTCCTCGTACATCGACCTGGCGTTCGAGTCCTGA
- a CDS encoding sugar ABC transporter ATP-binding protein: protein MTKAFSGVQALRGVDLDLRAGEVHCVLGQNGAGKSTLIKTLAGVHRPDAGEIVWLGETVEIADPDAAIELGIATMYQELDVVDGLTIAENIFLGHELSRGGFTQRGEAARRTTELLRRLGHANLPPHTEVGTLSAANKQIVSMARALSHDIKLIIMDEPSAVLDTEEVKNLFAVVRELTAAGIAVVYITHRLEEIREIGDRITVLKDGRTTAVGLPVADTPTAELIRLMTGRDIANVFPERMPVEPDAPVVLDVQGLGLAGVFADVSFTVRAGEVVGLAGLVGSGRSEILETVYGARKASEGTVRVRDRTLPRGSVHAAVRAGVGLSPEERKSQGLVLDEPIFVNIALASMTRFAKGGFLDDRAARRVAREQIDAFELRPADPDRPARTLSGGNQQKILLARWLVHGTTVLLLDEPTRGVDVGARAEIYALIRDLAAAGNAVVIVSSEIEEVLGLADTVLVVADGRILRTLPAHQIDEHGVLDLVMKGTAA, encoded by the coding sequence GTGACGAAGGCCTTCTCCGGCGTCCAGGCCCTGCGCGGGGTCGATCTCGACCTCCGTGCGGGCGAGGTGCACTGCGTCCTCGGCCAGAACGGCGCCGGTAAGTCGACGTTGATCAAGACGCTCGCGGGCGTGCACCGTCCCGACGCCGGCGAGATCGTCTGGCTCGGGGAGACCGTCGAGATCGCCGATCCCGACGCCGCCATCGAACTCGGGATCGCGACGATGTACCAGGAGCTCGATGTCGTCGACGGGCTGACGATCGCGGAGAACATCTTCCTCGGGCACGAGCTCTCGCGCGGAGGGTTCACGCAGCGCGGCGAGGCGGCGCGCCGGACGACCGAGCTGCTGCGCCGCCTGGGGCACGCGAACCTGCCCCCGCACACCGAGGTCGGCACCCTGAGCGCCGCGAACAAGCAGATCGTCAGCATGGCGCGCGCCCTGTCGCACGACATCAAGCTCATCATCATGGACGAGCCCTCGGCGGTGCTCGACACCGAAGAGGTGAAGAACCTGTTCGCCGTGGTCCGCGAGCTCACGGCGGCGGGCATCGCCGTGGTCTACATCACGCACCGTCTCGAGGAGATCCGCGAGATCGGCGACCGCATCACGGTCCTGAAGGACGGACGGACGACCGCTGTCGGACTCCCGGTCGCCGACACCCCGACCGCCGAGCTCATCCGCCTGATGACCGGACGCGACATCGCCAACGTCTTCCCGGAACGGATGCCGGTCGAGCCCGACGCCCCCGTCGTCCTCGACGTGCAGGGCCTCGGGCTGGCCGGCGTCTTCGCGGACGTGTCGTTCACCGTCCGCGCGGGGGAGGTGGTCGGGCTCGCGGGGCTCGTCGGCTCGGGCCGCTCGGAGATCCTCGAGACGGTCTACGGCGCGCGCAAGGCGAGCGAGGGGACGGTGCGCGTGCGCGACCGGACCCTCCCGCGCGGATCGGTGCACGCGGCCGTCCGCGCCGGCGTCGGGCTCTCTCCCGAGGAACGCAAGAGCCAGGGACTCGTGCTCGACGAGCCGATCTTCGTCAACATCGCCCTCGCGTCGATGACGCGCTTCGCCAAGGGCGGCTTCCTCGACGACCGCGCCGCGCGCCGCGTGGCGCGCGAGCAGATCGACGCGTTCGAGCTGCGGCCCGCCGACCCGGATCGTCCCGCGCGCACGCTGTCGGGCGGCAATCAGCAGAAGATCCTCCTCGCGCGCTGGCTCGTGCACGGCACGACCGTGCTGCTGCTCGACGAACCCACGCGCGGCGTCGACGTCGGCGCGCGCGCCGAGATCTACGCCCTCATCCGCGACCTCGCCGCCGCGGGCAACGCGGTGGTCATCGTCTCGAGCGAGATCGAAGAAGTCCTCGGTCTCGCCGACACCGTCCTCGTCGTCGCCGACGGCCGCATCCTGCGCACCCTTCCCGCGCACCAGATCGACGAGCACGGTGTGCTCGACCTCGTCATGAAAGGAACAGCCGCGTGA